From one Phaeobacter sp. G2 genomic stretch:
- a CDS encoding TetR/AcrR family transcriptional regulator, with product MAQNTAIKVNETSRSAVGRDGVLDIAARLFREQGYGSVSLRKIAEAAGIKAGSIYYHFGSKDEIVAAVLDAGIRVVHASMRDAITDLPADTDGETILRSAIRAHLRALLDVSDYTSANVRIFGQVPQSVRDANLPTRRTYEAEWDSLLSQLKKDGTLKQDVDIRRLRLMLIGTLNATLDWFDPDRGSADALSRTYADVFLNGILQRQDT from the coding sequence ATGGCACAAAACACGGCAATCAAAGTCAACGAGACATCGCGCAGCGCGGTTGGACGGGACGGGGTGCTGGACATTGCCGCGCGGCTTTTCCGCGAACAAGGCTACGGGTCCGTTTCGCTCCGAAAAATTGCCGAGGCCGCCGGGATCAAGGCGGGTAGCATATACTATCATTTCGGTTCCAAGGACGAGATCGTCGCGGCCGTTCTTGATGCAGGGATTCGGGTCGTTCACGCGAGTATGAGAGACGCCATCACCGACCTGCCAGCCGATACCGATGGCGAAACGATCCTGCGCTCTGCGATCCGGGCGCATTTGCGCGCGCTTCTTGATGTGAGCGATTATACATCGGCGAATGTGCGTATTTTCGGGCAGGTGCCGCAATCCGTCCGGGATGCCAACTTGCCCACGCGCAGGACCTATGAGGCTGAGTGGGACAGTCTTCTGTCCCAGCTTAAGAAAGATGGCACGCTGAAGCAAGACGTCGATATCCGTCGCCTGCGCCTGATGCTGATCGGTACATTGAACGCCACGCTCGATTGGTTCGACCCGGACCGCGGTAGCGCCGATGCGTTGTCACGCACCTATGCCGATGTGTTCCTCAACGGGATACTCCAAAGACAGGATACCTGA
- a CDS encoding SDR family oxidoreductase, with amino-acid sequence MTGKLDGRVALVSGSGRGIGREIALKLASEGARLVINDLDADPANETAEAVRATGAEAVVCAGSVTEDGFAERFIKTGMDSFGGLDIIVNNAGYTWDSVVQKMTDEQWQAIIDVHLTAPFRILRAAQPVISAKAKEEAAAGQEVFRKVVNISSIAGTGGNAGQINYSAAKAGILGVTRTMAKEWGRYKVNVNAVAFGPIRTRLTEGSADGDSTIQVEEKEIKVGVNPDLLSQMEHMIPLGRVGTPEEAAGAVYLFCAPESNFISGQHIICGGGFVI; translated from the coding sequence ATGACTGGAAAACTCGACGGGCGCGTGGCGCTGGTCTCGGGCTCGGGCCGGGGCATTGGCCGCGAAATCGCTCTCAAACTGGCCTCGGAAGGGGCCCGGCTGGTGATCAACGATCTGGATGCGGATCCGGCCAATGAAACCGCCGAGGCGGTACGCGCAACGGGAGCCGAGGCCGTGGTCTGTGCCGGCAGCGTCACCGAAGACGGTTTTGCCGAACGGTTCATCAAGACCGGCATGGACAGCTTTGGCGGGCTGGACATCATCGTGAACAATGCGGGCTATACTTGGGACAGCGTCGTTCAGAAAATGACCGACGAACAATGGCAGGCGATCATCGACGTTCACCTGACGGCCCCCTTCAGGATCCTGCGCGCCGCGCAGCCGGTGATCAGCGCCAAGGCCAAGGAAGAGGCCGCCGCCGGACAGGAAGTGTTCCGCAAGGTGGTCAACATCTCGTCCATCGCAGGGACCGGCGGCAATGCTGGCCAGATCAACTATTCCGCCGCCAAGGCCGGCATTCTGGGTGTCACCCGGACGATGGCCAAGGAATGGGGCCGCTACAAGGTCAACGTCAATGCCGTGGCTTTCGGCCCGATCCGCACCCGCCTGACCGAGGGCAGCGCCGACGGAGACAGCACGATCCAGGTCGAGGAAAAAGAGATCAAGGTCGGCGTGAATCCCGATCTCCTGTCCCAGATGGAGCACATGATCCCGCTGGGCCGGGTCGGCACTCCGGAAGAAGCTGCCGGTGCTGTCTATCTGTTCTGTGCGCCGGAATCGAACTTCATTTCAGGCCAACACATCATCTGCGGTGGCGGTTTCGTGATCTAA
- a CDS encoding lipid-transfer protein, whose translation MTDKAYVAGVGMVPFQKPGKSESYDVMATAATRSALADAGLDYDKVQQAYVGYVYGDSTCGQRALYHVGMTGIPVLNVNNNCSTGSSALFLARQAVESGAVECALALGFEQMQPGAIGAMFHDRVSPFAAFDRETDELVGSAEIPLALRYFGGAGKAHMDEFGTPLETFAKIRAKASRHAAKNPVALFRQEVTAEDVMATQVVWPGIMTKLMACPPTCGAAAAIICSKEFADKHGLDSSVRIAAQAMTTDGPETFEAHDMREVVGFSMAKRAADQVYEDAGIGPEDVDVVELHDCFAHNELITYEALGLCGRGEAAKFVDDGDNTYGGKYVTNPSGGLLSKGHPLGATGLAQCTELVQQLRGQADARQVDGARLALQHNLGLGGACVTTLYEKA comes from the coding sequence ATGACAGACAAAGCCTATGTTGCAGGCGTTGGGATGGTCCCGTTCCAGAAGCCGGGAAAATCCGAAAGCTACGATGTGATGGCGACCGCTGCGACCCGGTCCGCTCTGGCTGACGCGGGGTTGGATTATGATAAAGTCCAACAGGCCTATGTTGGCTATGTCTATGGCGACAGCACCTGCGGTCAGCGCGCCCTGTACCATGTCGGAATGACAGGCATCCCGGTTCTGAATGTGAACAACAACTGCTCGACCGGATCGTCCGCCCTGTTCCTGGCCAGGCAGGCAGTTGAAAGCGGCGCGGTCGAATGTGCTCTGGCACTAGGGTTCGAACAGATGCAGCCCGGCGCAATCGGTGCGATGTTCCATGACCGGGTCAGCCCCTTTGCGGCATTCGACAGAGAAACCGACGAACTGGTTGGCAGTGCCGAGATCCCGCTGGCGCTGCGGTACTTCGGCGGTGCGGGCAAGGCGCATATGGACGAGTTCGGCACCCCCCTGGAAACCTTCGCAAAAATCCGCGCCAAGGCCAGCCGACATGCTGCGAAGAATCCGGTTGCCCTGTTCCGGCAGGAGGTGACGGCGGAAGACGTCATGGCCACCCAGGTCGTCTGGCCCGGCATCATGACCAAGCTCATGGCCTGTCCGCCAACCTGTGGCGCGGCCGCCGCGATCATTTGTTCCAAGGAATTCGCCGACAAGCACGGACTGGACAGTTCGGTTCGGATCGCGGCGCAGGCCATGACGACGGACGGCCCGGAAACTTTCGAAGCCCATGACATGCGCGAAGTGGTCGGCTTTTCGATGGCCAAGCGCGCCGCCGATCAGGTTTACGAGGACGCGGGCATCGGGCCCGAGGACGTGGATGTGGTCGAACTGCACGACTGTTTCGCCCACAACGAGCTGATCACCTATGAGGCGCTTGGCCTTTGCGGTCGCGGCGAAGCGGCGAAATTCGTTGATGATGGCGACAACACCTACGGCGGAAAATACGTGACCAACCCGTCGGGCGGTCTATTGTCCAAAGGCCATCCGCTTGGGGCGACCGGCCTAGCGCAATGTACCGAGCTCGTTCAGCAGCTTCGCGGCCAGGCAGATGCGCGCCAGGTTGATGGCGCACGTCTGGCGCTTCAGCACAATCTGGGCCTCGGCGGGGCCTGCGTCACCACGCTTTATGAAAAAGCCTGA